A region from the Clostridia bacterium genome encodes:
- a CDS encoding NifB/NifX family molybdenum-iron cluster-binding protein has translation MRIAISTDGRYVSPHFGRCPSFTLVDIENGKTVKKTEVKNPGHSPGYIPKFLHDKGVKVIICGSMGARARGLFEELDIETIMGVDGGVDQAIEKFEKGILEGGDGLCTPGAGRGYGVEKVECDHEDE, from the coding sequence ATGCGTATAGCTATTTCTACAGATGGGAGATATGTGTCTCCCCATTTTGGAAGATGTCCGTCTTTCACTTTAGTTGACATTGAAAACGGAAAAACAGTTAAAAAGACAGAGGTCAAAAATCCGGGACATTCGCCAGGTTATATTCCTAAGTTCCTGCATGATAAAGGTGTAAAGGTGATTATTTGCGGAAGCATGGGAGCAAGAGCTAGAGGACTTTTTGAGGAGCTGGATATAGAGACCATAATGGGCGTGGATGGAGGCGTTGATCAAGCTATAGAAAAATTTGAGAAAGGTATCCTTGAAGGCGGAGATGGTTTATGTACGCCGGGTGCCGGAAGAGGATACGGTGTCGAAAAAGTTGAATGTGATCATGAGGATGAGTGA
- a CDS encoding cupin domain-containing protein has protein sequence MYNPYDYPYWNNPPMCCPGYWPQPIKLKDYGPRPFVINIEQATKQNNTFRTALWTGKYLQLTLMSINVGDDIGLEMHPDVDQFIRIEQGQGLVMMGDKKDKLCFQKRVCDDYAIFIPAGKWHNLINTGYVPLKLYSIYAPPEHPHGTVHKTKEDAEEHHGY, from the coding sequence ATGTATAACCCATATGATTATCCTTATTGGAACAATCCACCAATGTGCTGTCCGGGATACTGGCCGCAGCCGATTAAATTGAAAGATTATGGGCCACGACCCTTTGTAATCAATATTGAACAAGCTACTAAACAAAATAACACTTTCCGAACAGCCTTGTGGACAGGTAAATATCTGCAACTCACCCTGATGAGTATCAATGTAGGAGATGACATAGGTTTAGAGATGCATCCCGACGTGGATCAGTTTATACGCATCGAACAAGGTCAAGGGCTTGTTATGATGGGGGATAAAAAAGATAAGCTATGTTTTCAAAAAAGAGTTTGTGATGACTATGCAATATTCATCCCTGCTGGTAAATGGCACAATTTGATCAATACAGGATATGTACCACTTAAATTGTACTCTATTTATGCACCACCTGAGCACCCACATGGTACAGTTCATAAAACTAAAGAGGATGCTGAGGAACACCACGGATACTAA
- a CDS encoding NifB/NifX family molybdenum-iron cluster-binding protein — MKICISSTGDSIDSKMDPRFGRAAYFIVVDTETMEFESIENAAAVSGGGAGITSGQFMADKNVEAVITGNVGPNAMNVLKAANIEIYRGQSTSVRENVESFKKGLLEKITTTVSSHFGMR, encoded by the coding sequence ATGAAGATTTGTATTTCTTCAACTGGAGATTCTATTGATAGCAAGATGGATCCTAGATTTGGAAGGGCAGCATATTTCATCGTTGTAGACACTGAAACCATGGAATTTGAATCGATTGAAAATGCTGCGGCTGTTTCCGGGGGTGGAGCCGGAATAACTTCAGGACAGTTTATGGCAGATAAAAATGTTGAAGCGGTGATTACCGGGAATGTGGGGCCAAATGCCATGAATGTTTTGAAAGCGGCAAATATTGAAATATATCGTGGACAATCGACATCGGTTAGAGAAAATGTGGAAAGTTTTAAGAAAGGACTTCTTGAAAAAATAACCACTACTGTTTCTTCTCATTTTGGAATGAGGTAA